One genomic segment of Culturomica massiliensis includes these proteins:
- the rhuM gene encoding RhuM family protein yields the protein MDENSVIEEFSVTASDGKRYKTKHYNLDVIIAVGYRVNRKRAKACRQ from the coding sequence TTGGATGAGAATTCAGTTATCGAGGAATTCTCGGTAACTGCCTCCGATGGGAAAAGGTATAAGACCAAGCATTATAATTTGGATGTCATAATTGCAGTGGGTTACCGGGTAAACCGTAAACGGGCCAAGGCTTGCCGGCAGTAG
- a CDS encoding aldo/keto reductase codes for MGSNPVFQQVLLFIFFILFSLYLPKNFGMGMTMIDTAEMYENEDFIGKALENVRDKVFFVSQHPRTGPVMLGRKVLPI; via the coding sequence ATGGGGAGTAATCCTGTCTTTCAGCAAGTTTTACTCTTCATTTTTTTTATACTTTTCTCCCTTTACCTCCCCAAAAACTTTGGTATGGGCATGACGATGATCGACACGGCCGAGATGTATGAAAACGAGGATTTTATCGGTAAAGCACTTGAGAACGTACGCGACAAAGTTTTTTTCGTCAGTCAGCACCCAAGGACGGGGCCAGTCATGTTGGGAAGAAAAGTCCTTCCAATTTGA
- a CDS encoding FISUMP domain-containing protein, whose product MKKYISFLLCCTFLAFNSSKSLCQVYQQNKQIAIQQNQQNVNINVPVIEKKVYVDRFRTVYVDRPQPKRVARKLSAPFCLHGYLWVYTEDIGNFKNQADAWEIIQNINVQAPFGRNTWRIPTSAELAVLEQNADKVGLGEDIYLATDHRNGVLRMVSTGPTAAERKAEADKLAMARRIQEEEVRRRAEQQRRQQETKLAIERQQQADAARIKAEEQRKAEQIRQRILEEEYRKQMAAEELKQQTFAEERRADAAARVTINGITWATRNVSGSGTFVSSVEMYGGYFTHMDAASACPAGWRLPTESEMRQLYSLPKKEDTVNGVKGTRFGVGANSVFLPIAGAYGYDGTFSSSTAVYWSGTSSSKYNIYYLNIKTGYYGGVMKREFSGSNKRVRYPVRCVRK is encoded by the coding sequence ATGAAAAAGTACATTTCCTTTCTTCTTTGTTGTACATTTCTTGCGTTTAATTCAAGCAAGAGTTTGTGCCAAGTGTACCAGCAGAACAAGCAGATTGCCATTCAACAAAATCAGCAGAATGTGAATATCAATGTGCCGGTCATAGAGAAAAAAGTATATGTGGACAGATTCCGGACTGTATACGTGGACAGACCACAGCCTAAAAGGGTTGCGAGAAAACTGTCTGCTCCATTCTGTTTGCATGGCTATCTGTGGGTTTACACTGAAGATATAGGCAACTTCAAAAACCAGGCGGACGCTTGGGAGATAATCCAAAACATCAATGTACAAGCCCCTTTCGGACGCAACACATGGCGCATTCCCACCTCGGCAGAATTAGCAGTATTGGAGCAAAATGCCGATAAGGTAGGGTTGGGAGAAGATATCTACCTGGCCACCGACCATCGTAACGGTGTGCTGAGAATGGTATCTACTGGTCCCACTGCTGCAGAACGAAAGGCGGAAGCTGATAAACTGGCTATGGCGCGACGCATTCAAGAGGAAGAGGTACGACGCAGAGCAGAGCAACAAAGACGACAACAAGAAACAAAACTTGCGATAGAAAGACAGCAACAAGCCGATGCTGCCCGGATTAAAGCCGAAGAACAAAGGAAGGCAGAACAGATCAGACAGCGGATACTTGAGGAAGAATACAGGAAACAAATGGCTGCAGAAGAATTGAAACAACAGACATTCGCCGAAGAACGCAGAGCCGATGCCGCCGCTAGGGTTACAATTAATGGTATTACCTGGGCAACACGTAATGTGTCAGGCAGTGGAACTTTCGTTTCAAGTGTTGAAATGTATGGTGGGTATTTTACTCACATGGATGCAGCGTCTGCGTGCCCTGCCGGATGGAGATTGCCTACAGAGTCAGAAATGAGGCAATTATATTCATTACCTAAAAAAGAAGATACAGTAAACGGAGTGAAAGGAACCCGGTTTGGTGTTGGCGCAAACTCGGTTTTCTTACCTATTGCAGGTGCCTATGGATATGACGGAACGTTCTCGTCATCTACAGCGGTATATTGGTCAGGGACTTCATCATCAAAGTATAATATATATTATCTCAATATAAAGACGGGTTACTATGGTGGAGTGATGAAAAGAGAGTTTTCGGGGAGCAACAAAAGGGTAAGGTACCCTGTGCGTTGTGTACGTAAATAA
- a CDS encoding helix-turn-helix domain-containing protein has product MDEIINLTSVDQYNSLYGFETLHPLVSVADLRKATKSLNNVQLNYGLYAVFLKLYKSCDIRYGRRKYDYQDGTIVCFAPDQSVSITNSEGASQPVLGLVFHPDLIRGTTLGKNIKQYGFFSYAVNEALHLSEQEKSIVIDCLKNIQLELTHAIDKHSKSLIAMNVELLLNYCMRFYERQFITRENESHDVLTKFEELLDEYFSSNVPESDGLPTVKYFAGKICLSPNYFGDMVKKITGKTAQEHIQEKVIDFAKERILGTEETVSQIAYSLGFQYPQHFSRLFKKRVGCTPNEYRVQTE; this is encoded by the coding sequence ATGGATGAAATTATTAATTTAACCAGTGTCGACCAGTACAATTCTTTGTATGGTTTTGAAACGTTACACCCTTTGGTATCAGTTGCAGACCTTCGGAAAGCTACCAAATCGCTTAATAATGTTCAGTTGAATTACGGTTTATATGCCGTTTTTCTGAAATTGTATAAGAGTTGTGATATCCGTTACGGACGCAGGAAGTATGATTATCAGGACGGAACCATCGTCTGTTTTGCTCCCGATCAGTCTGTTTCCATCACTAATTCGGAAGGAGCTTCACAGCCGGTGCTCGGTTTGGTGTTTCATCCCGATCTGATACGTGGTACAACGCTCGGAAAGAATATCAAGCAGTACGGCTTTTTTTCTTATGCCGTTAATGAGGCGTTACATTTGTCCGAACAGGAAAAAAGTATTGTCATAGATTGCTTAAAAAATATTCAATTGGAATTGACTCATGCAATTGATAAACACAGCAAGTCGTTGATTGCAATGAATGTTGAATTATTGCTTAATTATTGTATGCGTTTTTATGAGCGTCAGTTTATTACTCGTGAAAATGAGAGTCATGATGTTTTGACAAAATTTGAGGAATTGCTTGACGAATATTTCAGTAGTAATGTTCCGGAATCTGATGGTTTGCCTACCGTAAAGTATTTTGCCGGTAAAATCTGTCTTTCTCCTAACTATTTCGGTGATATGGTAAAGAAAATCACCGGGAAGACAGCGCAAGAGCACATTCAGGAAAAGGTAATTGATTTTGCCAAAGAACGCATCCTCGGTACGGAAGAAACTGTCAGTCAGATAGCCTATTCGTTGGGTTTTCAATATCCGCAACACTTTTCCCGTTTGTTTAAGAAGCGCGTAGGATGTACTCCTAACGAATATCGTGTACAGACCGAATGA
- a CDS encoding helix-turn-helix domain-containing protein, protein MKGNTLDIKTVCECNQCLGNKTLHPQVSIINLEKPDLGQDAVKFEFYAVLLIEDCPGGCNCCGRKYYDYSNATMVFLAPGEIFRMSETGALPDKGWLLAFHPDLLFRTSLKNHIKSYTFFAYDKEEALHLSQRETSKVVCCLENIEEELHHAIDTHSSTILSRHIELLLDYCARFYERQFITRETKNKAILEKLEKLLNDYMVSGRLQRGEQPASEYFAGDLNLSVAYFNDVLKFETGKTLTEYFQFKRLDIAKRLLLKAGTTPAAVSCQLGFPSVQYFSLIFKKITGISPSEYRYSQN, encoded by the coding sequence ATGAAAGGGAATACGTTAGACATAAAAACGGTATGCGAGTGTAATCAATGTCTGGGAAATAAGACTTTACATCCACAGGTAAGTATTATCAATCTGGAGAAACCCGATTTAGGACAAGATGCTGTGAAATTTGAGTTTTACGCTGTCCTGTTGATAGAAGATTGCCCGGGTGGTTGTAATTGTTGTGGGCGCAAGTATTATGATTATTCCAACGCTACAATGGTGTTTCTCGCTCCCGGAGAGATTTTTCGTATGAGTGAGACCGGCGCATTACCCGATAAAGGATGGCTTTTGGCATTTCATCCCGACCTGTTGTTTCGTACTTCATTGAAAAATCATATTAAAAGTTATACTTTTTTTGCTTACGATAAAGAAGAAGCATTGCATTTGTCACAGCGTGAAACGTCCAAAGTTGTATGCTGTCTTGAAAATATAGAAGAAGAACTTCACCATGCTATCGATACGCATAGCAGTACTATTTTGTCGCGTCATATCGAATTGTTACTGGATTATTGCGCCCGCTTCTACGAGCGTCAGTTTATTACCCGGGAAACCAAAAACAAAGCTATTTTGGAAAAACTGGAAAAATTGCTCAATGACTATATGGTTTCCGGTAGGTTACAGAGAGGAGAACAGCCGGCATCTGAGTACTTTGCCGGAGATTTGAATCTGTCGGTTGCCTATTTTAATGACGTGTTGAAGTTTGAAACCGGTAAGACACTGACGGAATATTTTCAGTTTAAACGGTTGGATATTGCCAAAAGGCTACTGTTGAAAGCAGGCACTACACCTGCTGCCGTATCGTGCCAGTTAGGGTTTCCCAGCGTGCAGTATTTCAGTTTGATATTTAAGAAAATAACGGGGATATCACCCAGTGAATACCGATATTCGCAAAATTGA
- a CDS encoding acyltransferase family protein, which yields MLKTQFSSAAFADTKPHYAILDGLRGVAAIMVVWFHIFEAYATSHLDQKINHGYLAVDFFFILSGFVIGYAYDDRWKTVTAKDFIKRRIIRLHPMVVMGAVIGAIVFYFQGCPVWDVAKVTVGALFVATFINALLIPATPGTEIRGLGEMYPLNGPSWSLFFEYIGNILYALFIRKFSTAMLALLVVVAGCALAVFSIFGPYGDICAGFSLTGIEFTGGFFRLLYSFSAGLLLFRMFKPTHIKGAFWICSLAVIVLLAVPRLGGAGHLWMNGLYDTICFALLFPLIVYLGASGKITDRYTKRVCKFLGDISYPLYMVHYPFIYLYYAWVKNEELTFGESLYGALAVVIGSMLLAYICLKLYDEPVRKYLAGWFLKARNR from the coding sequence ATGTTAAAAACACAATTTTCTTCCGCAGCTTTTGCAGATACAAAACCACATTACGCTATTCTCGACGGATTACGTGGTGTGGCTGCTATTATGGTCGTATGGTTTCATATATTCGAAGCTTATGCAACAAGTCATTTAGATCAGAAAATCAATCACGGTTATCTGGCAGTGGATTTCTTTTTTATCTTGTCCGGTTTCGTTATCGGTTATGCTTATGACGACCGGTGGAAAACAGTGACTGCCAAGGATTTCATCAAACGCAGAATCATACGTCTTCATCCTATGGTTGTCATGGGGGCTGTTATCGGAGCGATTGTGTTTTATTTTCAGGGATGTCCGGTATGGGATGTTGCAAAAGTTACAGTGGGTGCCTTGTTTGTGGCAACATTTATCAATGCCCTTTTAATACCGGCTACGCCCGGTACTGAAATCCGGGGTTTGGGGGAAATGTATCCTTTGAACGGTCCGAGCTGGTCTTTGTTTTTCGAGTATATCGGAAATATTCTGTATGCCTTGTTTATCCGTAAATTTTCTACAGCAATGCTTGCTTTGTTGGTGGTTGTTGCCGGATGTGCCTTGGCTGTTTTTAGCATATTCGGTCCTTATGGGGATATTTGTGCCGGATTTTCGCTGACAGGAATCGAGTTTACGGGAGGATTTTTTCGTTTGCTATACTCTTTTTCTGCCGGTTTGCTTTTATTCCGTATGTTTAAACCGACCCATATAAAAGGGGCATTTTGGATATGCAGTTTGGCTGTCATTGTTCTGTTGGCTGTTCCGCGCCTGGGGGGAGCCGGACATTTATGGATGAACGGCTTATACGATACGATTTGTTTTGCACTGTTATTCCCCCTTATCGTCTATTTGGGTGCTTCCGGCAAGATTACCGATAGATATACGAAACGGGTATGTAAATTTCTGGGAGATATATCCTATCCTTTGTATATGGTGCATTATCCTTTTATCTATCTGTATTATGCATGGGTTAAAAATGAAGAACTTACATTCGGGGAATCATTATACGGAGCTTTGGCGGTAGTTATAGGGAGTATGCTTTTAGCTTATATTTGCCTGAAATTGTATGACGAACCTGTTCGTAAATATTTGGCCGGGTGGTTTTTGAAAGCTAGGAACCGATGA
- a CDS encoding SecDF P1 head subdomain-containing protein yields MKTIYLILSICCTLLANGANKQDANGWYFITDSRTNAFDPSPIVTVADFEILRIDSLLNTENTMTYVLTGKVKADKIKTWADATEKATGKQIGFLYNGKIITAPQVNMKIENGNFLISSPELIEDREKILAIFEQLKKEMK; encoded by the coding sequence ATGAAAACAATTTATCTGATTTTAAGTATATGCTGTACCTTACTTGCAAACGGAGCAAATAAACAGGATGCAAACGGCTGGTACTTCATTACCGACAGCCGGACAAACGCATTCGATCCTTCTCCGATCGTCACGGTCGCCGATTTCGAAATACTACGGATCGACTCCCTGCTCAACACGGAAAATACCATGACTTACGTACTCACCGGAAAAGTAAAAGCCGACAAAATCAAAACCTGGGCTGACGCCACCGAAAAAGCAACAGGCAAACAAATAGGCTTTCTCTACAATGGTAAAATCATCACCGCTCCACAGGTAAACATGAAAATCGAAAACGGCAATTTTTTAATATCTTCTCCCGAACTGATCGAAGACAGAGAAAAAATACTCGCCATCTTCGAACAACTGAAAAAAGAAATGAAATAA
- a CDS encoding NAD(P)-dependent oxidoreductase has translation MFKKIVVIDDTGLRPWALERLSALAKNVICYDDIPADEEEAISRIGDADGVLVSYNTRIGRQIIEACSGIKYIGMCCSLYSEESANVDIAAARERGIVVSGIRDYGDEGVVEYVISGLVRLLHGFGEHQWKREALELTGQKVGIIGLGRTGKMIGDALRFLGAEVSYFGRNRKREAEKEGYTYYPLAELLRRSDIVCTCLPRNTFILGDAEFMNLGKEKILVNTSVGPTAFLPDLSKWLRSDVRNFYLCDGVGIGAYADALAEFDNVLYTPKVAGHSAQCMERLSQKVIANIESFLTVS, from the coding sequence ATGTTTAAAAAAATAGTAGTAATCGACGACACCGGATTGAGGCCGTGGGCTTTGGAACGTTTGTCCGCTTTAGCAAAAAACGTGATATGTTATGATGATATACCAGCGGATGAGGAGGAGGCGATATCCCGGATCGGGGATGCGGATGGTGTATTGGTTTCGTATAATACGAGGATCGGGCGGCAGATAATTGAAGCTTGTTCCGGGATAAAATATATCGGGATGTGTTGTTCGCTATACAGTGAGGAAAGTGCTAATGTGGATATTGCTGCGGCACGGGAGAGGGGAATTGTGGTGTCGGGAATACGGGATTACGGAGACGAAGGTGTGGTGGAATATGTGATAAGCGGGCTGGTTCGTTTATTGCATGGTTTCGGTGAGCATCAATGGAAAAGGGAAGCATTGGAACTGACGGGGCAGAAAGTTGGAATTATCGGGTTGGGGCGTACTGGAAAGATGATCGGCGATGCACTCCGTTTTCTGGGGGCTGAGGTGTCTTATTTCGGACGGAATCGAAAGCGGGAAGCCGAGAAGGAAGGATATACTTATTATCCGTTGGCTGAACTTTTACGACGTTCGGATATCGTATGTACCTGCCTGCCGCGGAATACGTTTATCTTGGGAGATGCTGAGTTTATGAATTTGGGTAAGGAAAAGATATTGGTTAATACGTCGGTAGGGCCTACGGCTTTTTTGCCTGATCTGTCGAAGTGGTTACGGAGTGATGTACGTAATTTTTACCTGTGTGACGGTGTCGGAATCGGGGCATACGCCGATGCATTGGCTGAATTCGATAATGTACTTTATACGCCTAAAGTGGCTGGGCATTCGGCACAGTGTATGGAGCGGCTTTCGCAAAAGGTAATTGCCAATATCGAGTCGTTTTTGACTGTTTCGTAG
- the creD gene encoding cell envelope integrity protein CreD, whose product MQRNALSIKIILIGALILLLLIPLAMIRGLITERQYTAYEAGNEVQEKWSSAQQVVGPFISIPYYEKREDITYENGESKRKIVTVANNLHILPESLEITGNIETEKLNRGLYEIVVYKTPLELKGKFILPKDFSNDIAAGNLFTGHASLNIGLSDLRGISRQPEVKWGNETLPLNPGLPANSILPSGISVPLPLNRYLQPGDTVDFSIKIHLKGSQSLKFAPFGKITNIKINSNCNTPSFCGAFLPENREVTDTGFTADWQILHLNRNYPQTFSGNRTLTSEELAVFGTELLLPVQQYQQSMRSVKYASLIIILTFVVSFFVEVMQKKHIHPFQYLLIGSALCLFYTLLIAISEHLGFTPAYLISALMTIILITLYLIGILKIRKTAFTIGGLLALLYTYIFVLIRMETYALLSGSLGLFVILAVIMYYSQKINWNTSSPN is encoded by the coding sequence ATGCAACGTAATGCTCTATCGATAAAAATCATTTTGATCGGAGCCTTAATACTGCTTTTGCTCATTCCGCTGGCGATGATCCGGGGACTGATCACCGAACGTCAATACACCGCCTATGAAGCCGGCAATGAGGTACAGGAAAAGTGGAGCAGTGCACAGCAGGTCGTCGGTCCGTTTATCAGTATTCCCTACTATGAAAAACGGGAAGACATTACTTATGAAAACGGTGAAAGTAAAAGAAAAATTGTAACCGTAGCGAATAATCTCCACATCTTGCCGGAAAGCCTGGAAATTACAGGCAATATCGAAACCGAAAAGCTAAACAGAGGATTATACGAAATTGTCGTCTATAAAACTCCCTTGGAATTGAAAGGCAAATTCATTCTTCCCAAAGACTTCAGCAACGATATTGCTGCCGGCAATCTGTTTACCGGACATGCCAGCCTCAATATCGGTTTATCCGACCTCCGGGGTATCAGCAGACAACCTGAAGTAAAATGGGGAAATGAAACACTTCCGCTCAATCCCGGCCTTCCAGCCAATTCGATCCTACCCTCCGGAATATCCGTTCCATTACCGCTAAACCGCTATCTACAGCCCGGAGATACGGTTGATTTCAGTATCAAGATTCATCTCAAAGGCTCACAATCTTTAAAATTCGCTCCCTTCGGAAAAATCACAAACATAAAAATCAACTCCAACTGTAATACGCCCAGTTTCTGCGGAGCTTTCCTCCCGGAAAACAGAGAAGTCACAGACACCGGTTTTACGGCCGACTGGCAGATATTACATCTCAACCGCAACTACCCGCAAACCTTCAGCGGTAATCGTACTCTCACTTCCGAGGAATTAGCCGTCTTCGGCACCGAATTATTACTGCCGGTACAGCAATACCAACAATCCATGCGTTCGGTAAAATATGCCTCACTTATCATCATCCTCACGTTTGTTGTCAGTTTCTTCGTCGAGGTAATGCAAAAAAAACACATCCATCCCTTTCAATACCTGTTAATCGGATCGGCTCTTTGCCTGTTCTACACCTTACTGATCGCTATCTCCGAGCACCTGGGATTTACCCCGGCCTATCTGATCTCTGCACTGATGACTATTATTCTGATCACACTGTATCTCATCGGAATACTAAAAATCCGAAAAACGGCCTTCACTATCGGAGGCCTGCTGGCACTGCTATACACTTATATCTTTGTACTCATCCGGATGGAAACCTACGCCTTACTCTCAGGCAGCCTCGGACTCTTTGTTATTCTGGCCGTTATTATGTACTACTCTCAAAAAATCAACTGGAATACATCTTCTCCCAATTAA
- a CDS encoding winged helix-turn-helix domain-containing protein, protein MKLNLEDINKAFESKARLGIMSVLMVNETIDFVSLKNLLELTDGNLASHTRSLEELGYIRSLKQFIGRKPNTTFSVTPEGREAFKKHLTALENFLKNQIDQ, encoded by the coding sequence ATGAAATTAAACTTAGAAGATATAAACAAAGCCTTTGAAAGTAAAGCCCGCCTCGGAATCATGTCCGTTTTAATGGTCAACGAGACAATCGACTTTGTGTCGCTTAAAAACCTACTCGAACTGACCGACGGCAATCTGGCCAGCCATACCCGGAGTCTGGAAGAATTGGGTTACATCCGGAGTCTTAAACAATTTATAGGACGTAAACCCAATACGACATTCTCCGTAACCCCGGAAGGCCGTGAAGCTTTTAAAAAACATCTGACAGCTCTCGAAAACTTTTTAAAAAACCAAATAGATCAATAA
- a CDS encoding amylo-alpha-1,6-glucosidase, with translation MRYLLLGLVILVTACTKQQEECRMEPLNTDKIAVAVTPSENREYSFTDKKSGYYYGRTQENDFGEWFAGWNVRQKRIFSDYKLFVDTVFLDRRNAQAKMYPYKLERVFAQATEELLMSDNEAVLYIRLTDIKGRYIGIQLNTGLLASMKQGTDGLTYVPREAPGKEVKVVPFRPERIEYTDSVLWTPAAAGGFLIAYGTAAGCDSLIRDFRSAGELKLAARKERMEGILQRNPVRSNLDTLDEALAWLLLTTDELVTDQQGKGIYAGLPWFNEYWGRDMFISMPGAVLVNGQFETAKEILADFSRFQNKDSVSQTWGRIPNRANTEGILYNTTDGTPRFVMQIEDYIKYSGDTAFIRQIYPAVALSIDAAIRNYTDEKGYLLHADADTWMDVKRNGIPGSPRGNRANDIQSLWYQQLMAGKYMAGYMHDRVKAGEWDSVAQRLKQNFEADYVDKGRAFIADHLNTDGSRDVQVRPNQLYVFELIGDEDVKMGVTRKVWEELVYPWGTGSLSQKDPDFHPQHENWEYYHKDDAYHNGTVWLWNNGHAMQRMIEMDQPDIAWKLFENMNRQALAEGAVGSLAENADAHPREGKNWAKRSGTFLQAWSNAEQLRVWYQYFLGIRPDMIKGEIVIEPKLPSAITGLQFKERIGKGVLEGCFKRSGDVTEYTYRLLNEAADIDFRLPLFGNVRVGLQAGDRLTVKDSGSRLAVVVANVQGKELYRHDYPLVPEKKRLKQLRDEFFKDTRFAVPEKQGNLKALSKRYTGK, from the coding sequence ATGAGATATTTATTACTCGGATTGGTGATTTTGGTAACAGCCTGTACGAAGCAGCAGGAGGAATGCCGTATGGAGCCTTTGAATACCGACAAAATTGCAGTGGCGGTGACTCCTTCCGAAAACCGTGAATATTCGTTTACGGATAAAAAGTCGGGGTATTATTACGGACGTACACAGGAAAATGATTTCGGGGAATGGTTCGCCGGATGGAATGTACGTCAAAAGCGTATTTTTTCGGATTACAAACTATTTGTGGATACGGTTTTTCTGGATCGTCGTAATGCACAGGCAAAGATGTATCCGTATAAATTGGAGCGGGTATTCGCACAGGCTACAGAGGAATTACTGATGTCCGATAATGAAGCTGTTTTGTATATCCGGCTGACAGATATAAAGGGCAGGTATATCGGGATTCAATTGAATACCGGTTTGTTGGCATCAATGAAGCAGGGGACAGACGGACTTACCTATGTTCCCCGGGAAGCGCCGGGGAAAGAAGTGAAGGTTGTGCCTTTCCGTCCGGAAAGAATAGAGTATACTGATAGTGTACTTTGGACTCCGGCCGCTGCCGGAGGTTTTCTGATTGCTTACGGAACGGCTGCCGGATGTGACTCGCTGATCCGGGATTTCCGGTCGGCCGGGGAACTGAAACTGGCAGCCCGGAAAGAGCGTATGGAAGGTATTTTGCAACGGAATCCGGTGCGGAGTAATCTGGATACACTGGATGAGGCATTGGCTTGGTTGCTGCTGACAACGGACGAGTTGGTGACGGATCAGCAGGGGAAGGGTATTTATGCCGGTTTGCCCTGGTTTAACGAATATTGGGGACGGGATATGTTTATTTCGATGCCGGGCGCCGTACTGGTGAACGGACAGTTTGAAACAGCGAAAGAAATTTTAGCGGATTTTTCCCGTTTTCAGAATAAAGATTCGGTTTCGCAAACGTGGGGCAGGATTCCGAACCGGGCCAATACGGAAGGCATATTGTATAATACGACGGACGGTACGCCCCGTTTTGTTATGCAGATTGAAGATTATATTAAATATTCGGGGGATACGGCTTTTATCCGGCAGATTTATCCGGCTGTAGCTTTGAGTATAGATGCTGCTATCCGTAATTATACGGATGAAAAGGGGTATTTATTGCATGCGGATGCCGATACGTGGATGGATGTGAAGCGGAACGGTATTCCCGGATCGCCGCGGGGAAACCGGGCGAACGATATACAATCGTTGTGGTATCAGCAGTTGATGGCCGGAAAATATATGGCCGGGTATATGCACGACCGGGTTAAAGCCGGGGAATGGGACAGTGTGGCACAACGGTTGAAACAGAATTTTGAAGCCGATTATGTAGACAAAGGACGGGCTTTTATTGCCGATCATCTGAATACAGACGGTTCGCGGGATGTACAGGTGCGGCCGAATCAACTTTATGTGTTTGAGTTGATCGGAGATGAAGATGTAAAAATGGGTGTTACCCGGAAAGTATGGGAAGAGTTGGTATATCCCTGGGGGACGGGTTCTTTGTCACAGAAAGATCCGGATTTTCATCCGCAGCATGAAAATTGGGAATACTATCATAAGGACGATGCTTATCATAACGGTACGGTTTGGTTGTGGAACAACGGACATGCTATGCAGCGGATGATAGAGATGGATCAACCCGATATTGCCTGGAAATTGTTTGAGAATATGAATCGTCAGGCTTTGGCAGAAGGGGCGGTAGGGAGTCTTGCGGAAAATGCGGATGCGCATCCCCGTGAAGGCAAAAATTGGGCGAAACGGTCGGGTACATTCCTGCAAGCCTGGAGCAATGCCGAGCAGTTGCGGGTGTGGTATCAATATTTTCTGGGTATTCGTCCCGATATGATAAAAGGGGAAATTGTGATAGAGCCGAAATTACCGTCAGCAATAACCGGTTTGCAATTTAAGGAACGGATAGGGAAAGGCGTATTGGAAGGTTGTTTTAAACGAAGTGGCGATGTTACGGAATATACTTACCGGTTGCTGAATGAGGCGGCGGATATTGATTTCCGTTTGCCGCTGTTCGGGAATGTGAGGGTTGGCTTGCAGGCCGGAGACCGATTGACGGTGAAAGACAGCGGAAGCCGGTTGGCGGTGGTCGTCGCGAATGTGCAAGGGAAAGAACTTTACCGGCACGATTATCCGCTTGTTCCGGAGAAAAAGCGGCTGAAACAATTGCGGGATGAATTTTTTAAGGATACCCGGTTTGCTGTTCCGGAGAAGCAAGGGAATCTGAAAGCATTGAGTAAGCGATATACGGGAAAGTAA